The Chondrinema litorale genomic interval ATATAAAGTGGATAGAGCTGCAAAAATCGTTAAGAGATACCAATCAAGAACTCGAATATTATAAGCAAGCTTTAGATAAAAGCTCAATTGTTGCTTTTACAGATGAGAAAGGTATAATTACAGATGTGAATGAAAAATTTTGCGAAATTTCTAAATATAATAGAGACGAGATTATAGGTAATACACATAAACTGATTAACTCAAAACATCACAACAGAGATTTTTTTAAGAAGCTGTGGGGAACAATTAGAACAGGTGAAGTGTGGATAGGTGACATTAAAAATAAGGCAAAAGATGGCTCTTATTATTGGGTACATACTTCTATTGTTCCATTTAAAAGTGAAGCAGGAAATATATATAGATATTTAGCAATTAGGCAGGATATAACTAAGCGAAAAGAGGCAGAAGAAATGTTGGCTTCTCAGTATGTAAAAAAGCTGGAACAAAAAAATACCGAACTTGAGCAGTTTGCTTACATTGCTTCACACGATTTGCAAGAGCCACTAAGGTCTGTAACCAATTTTGTAAATATTTTGGTAGAAGATTATAACGATAAATTTGATGCAGATGGCTCCAAATATTTAAGAATAATTGGTGATGCAACTGAGAGAATGAGAAACTTAATTAAGTTTTTGTTAGATTATTCTAGATTAGGAAGGGAAAGAAAATTAAGTTTAGTAGATTGTAAAAAATTAACAGAGGATGCAGTTTCTGATCTTTCAGAATCTATAAATACTAATAATACAGTAATTGAAATAGGTGAAATGCCTAAATTATATGCTTATGAAACTGAAATGCGACAACTATTTCAGAACCTAATTAGCAATGCTATTAAGTTTCAAAAAAAGGAGATTACTCCGCATATAAAAATAAATGCTCTAAGGGAAAATGGTAGTTGGAAGTTTACAATAGCAGATAATGGAATAGGGATATCATCAGTTCATTTTACTCGAATTTTTCAGATTTTTCAGCGATTGCATACAAGTAGAGAATATCAAGGATATGGTATTGGATTACCAAATTGCAAAAAAATTGTTGAACTTCATGAAGGAGAAATATGGGTTGAGTCGGAAGTTGGAGAAGGATCAACTTTTAATTTTACTATCCCAAAATTAAAATTATGAAAAAGGTAAATTGTATAATGCTGGTGGACGATAATCCGGACGATAATTTTTTTCATGAACGGATTATTAAAAAAAGTGGAGCAGCTGAAATTGTAATAACTAAAGAAACTGGATACGATGCTTTAGAATATCTAAAATTGCAGAGATACCAGAAATTAGCTCATCCTCAATTAATATTTCTAGATATTAACATGCCCGGCATGAACGGCTGGGAATTTATTGAAGAATATAATAAGTTAGAAAAAGATCAGCAGGGAGAGCATGTTATAGTGATGCTCACCACTTCTAAAAACCCTGATGATAAGGTTTTTGCAAACAAAAATATTAATGTAACAGACTTTAAAAGT includes:
- a CDS encoding sensor histidine kinase, which codes for MINKVKKGRRQIVLVVSGLAMITSIVVIIGWVFNISSVLNIVVGGPTMKFNTALCFFLSALGITLAFSRKIHFKSISRLLGFLVLFIGSFSLGEYLFSVPSFLDNFFVNDLLSGDYPGRMSAGTAFCFSMLGLCLIAIQTEQLIILKTVQHVLMLVLVIAFVSLITFILEVPTANKVFFINTMAVHTSMLFILLAASLSFKNIHLGFTALIFEDYDGSKLIRKLIPFIVLLSISLTYILLIVINSNIINYDFGLVFSTVVFILISVLYISVIGIDLNKKDIKWIELQKSLRDTNQELEYYKQALDKSSIVAFTDEKGIITDVNEKFCEISKYNRDEIIGNTHKLINSKHHNRDFFKKLWGTIRTGEVWIGDIKNKAKDGSYYWVHTSIVPFKSEAGNIYRYLAIRQDITKRKEAEEMLASQYVKKLEQKNTELEQFAYIASHDLQEPLRSVTNFVNILVEDYNDKFDADGSKYLRIIGDATERMRNLIKFLLDYSRLGRERKLSLVDCKKLTEDAVSDLSESINTNNTVIEIGEMPKLYAYETEMRQLFQNLISNAIKFQKKEITPHIKINALRENGSWKFTIADNGIGISSVHFTRIFQIFQRLHTSREYQGYGIGLPNCKKIVELHEGEIWVESEVGEGSTFNFTIPKLKL
- a CDS encoding response regulator, with product MKKVNCIMLVDDNPDDNFFHERIIKKSGAAEIVITKETGYDALEYLKLQRYQKLAHPQLIFLDINMPGMNGWEFIEEYNKLEKDQQGEHVIVMLTTSKNPDDKVFANKNINVTDFKSKPLTKEILEEVIDRFF